The Triplophysa rosa linkage group LG25, Trosa_1v2, whole genome shotgun sequence genome window below encodes:
- the LOC130549172 gene encoding merozoite surface protein CMZ-8-like, whose translation MSSPVSSPVQPVSSPVSSPVRPASSPVSRLMSSPVSSPAQLVSSPVSSPVSSPVQPVSSPASSPASSPAQPASSPVSSLMSSLAQPASSPVSSLMSSPVQPVSSLVSSLVSSLVSRPAFQPAFSPVQPAFQPAFSPALPAFQPALSPVQPAFQPAFQPAASLSVPVGDSPQDFLS comes from the coding sequence atgtccagtccagtgtccagtccagtgcagccggtgtccagtccggtgtccagtccggtgcggccggcgtccagtccagtgtccagactgatgtccagtccggtgtccagtccagcgcagctggtgtccagtccggtgtccagtccggtgtccagtccggtgcagccggtgtccagtccggcatccagtccggcgtccagtccggcgcagccggcgtccagtccagtgtccagtctgatGTCCAGTCTGgcgcagccggcatccagtccagtgtccagtctgatgtccagtccggtgcagccggtgtccagtctggtgtccagtctggtgtccagtctggtgtcccgtccggccttccagccggcgttcagccctgtccagccggcgttccagccggcgttcagcCCTGCTCTGCCGGCGTTCCAGCCAGCgctcagccctgtccagccggcgtttcagccggccttccagccagcggCCAGCCTGTCCGTTCCAGTCGGCgattccccccaggacttcctctcctaa